In one Lolium rigidum isolate FL_2022 chromosome 3, APGP_CSIRO_Lrig_0.1, whole genome shotgun sequence genomic region, the following are encoded:
- the LOC124700372 gene encoding calcium load-activated calcium channel-like encodes MASALASLRYGDSLSVVAISGATAVLCEAISWLLIYRTATYNSLRASIERHSRKLDSMKSTASGPTSSSGAGSSSHSQAASSRAKKMDRVETSLKDASRELSFAKLKSGAVVAAVLFVVFGLLNSLFEGRAVAKLPFAPVPLVQRMSHRGLPGNDPTDCAMVFLYFLCSMSIRTNLQKLLGFTPPRAAAGAGPGLFGMPDPKVN; translated from the coding sequence ATGGCCTCGGCGCTCGCCTCCCTGCGCTACGGCGACAGCCTCTCGGTGGTGGCCATCTCGGGCGCCACGGCCGTGCTCTGCGAGGCCATCTCCTGGCTGCTCATCTACCGCACCGCCACCTACAACTCCCTGCGCGCCTCCATCGAGCGCCACTCCCGCAAGCTCGACTCCATGAAGTCCACCGCCTCCggccccacctcctcctccggcgccggctcctcctcccacTCCCAGGCCGCCTCCTCGCGCGCCAAGAAGATGGACCGCGTCGAGACCAGCCTCAAGGACGCCTCGCGCGAGCTCTCCTTCGCCAAGCTCAAGtccggcgccgtcgtcgccgccgtcctcTTCGTCGTCTTCGGCCTGCTCAACTCGCTCTTCGAGGGCCGCGCCGTCGCCAAGCTGCCCTTCGCGCCCGTGCCGCTCGTGCAGCGCATGAGCCACCGCGGACTGCCCGGGAACGACCCCACCGACTGCGCCATGGTATTCCTATACTTCCTCTGCTCCATGAGCATCCGGACCAACCTCCAGAAGCTGCTCGGATTCACGCcgccgcgcgcggccgccggGGCCGGCCCGGGGCTCTTCGGCATGCCCGACCCCAAAGTCAATTGA
- the LOC124700373 gene encoding uncharacterized protein LOC124700373 translates to MLGRFFGRAGAGAAEEPAPKPFSFPEPLPTWPPGGGFARGRISIGAGELELAAATAFEKICALSPSARLQQACGVTFYKPTALPDGFSVLGHYCQPNSRPLHGHLLVARAGAADSPQPPLCAPRDYELVWAFHASGASRACSGYGRSDAYFWLPVPPEGYRALGFLVTTDAAKPALDDVRCVRADLTDDECEPHGALLRLQLKPQPSSASPAGEAAFVVRGLRPLRRGMREKGIGAGTFSCAVDGRSPPRGLACLKNVDLDLTAMPTLEQVHAVIKHYGPTLFFHPKEVYLPSSVAWYFKNGAKLFRKGGGAVGEEIDAEGSNLPGGGWNDGEYWMDLPCDVKRRQEVCRGDIESAELYAHVKPAMGGACTDVAMWVFCPFNGPARLKLGMVSMPLGTTGQHVGDWEHFTLRVSNLTGELMAVYYSQHSGGRWVDASALEYAAGNRPAVYSSRNGHASYPYAGVYLQGSAALGVGILNDAARSKLYVDSSVKYRIVSAEYLGDGVVVEPQWLQFMREWGPTVIYKSKTRMEGTTKRLPLRIRGSAENMVSKMPNELSKEEGPTGPKEKNMWEGDERW, encoded by the exons ATgctggggcgcttcttcggccgcgccggcgccggcgcggcggaggagCCGGCGCCGAAGCCATTCTCCTTCCCGGAGCCGCTCCCGACGTGGCCGCCAG GTGGCGGGTTCGCGCGGGGCAGGATCTCCATCGGGGCCGGGGAGCTGGAGCTCGCCGCGGCTACCGCCTTCGAGAAAATCTGCGCCCTGTCGCCGTCGGCGCGGCTGCAGCAGGCCTGCGGCGTCACATTCTACAAACCAACCGCCCTCCCGGACGGCTTCTCCGTGCTCGGCCACTACTGCCAGCCCAACAGCCGCCCGCTCCACGGCCACCTGCTCGTCGCCAGGGCCGGCGCCGCCGACTCGCCGCAGCCGCCCCTCTGCGCGCCGCGGGACTACGAGCTCGTCTGGGCCTTCCACGCCAGCGGCGCGAGCAGGGCCTGCTCCGGGTACGGACGCAGCGACGCCTACTTCTGGCTCCCCGTGCCGCCGGAGGGGTACCGGGCGCTGGGGTTCCTCGTCACGACGGACGCCGCCAAGCCGGCGCTCGACGACGTCCGCTGCGTGCGCGCCGACCTCACGGACGACGAGTGCGAGCCGCACGGCGCGCTGCTGCGCCTGCAGCTCAAGCCGCagccgtcgtcggcgtcgccggccggcgaggccgccttcGTCGTGCGCGGGCTCAGGCCGCTGCGCCGCGGGATGCGGGAGAAGGGCATCGGCGCGGGGACGTTCAGCTGCGCCGTGGACGGGCGCTCGCCGCCGCGCGGGCTGGCGTGCCTCAAGAACGTGGACCTCGACCTGACGGCGATGCCGACGCTGGAGCAGGTGCACGCCGTCATCAAGCATTACGGGCCCACGCTCTTCTTCCACCCCAAGGAGGTGTACCTGCCGTCGTCCGTCGCCTGGTACTTCAAGAACGGGGCGAAGCTGTTCCGGAAAGGCGGGGGCGCCGTGGGGGAGGAGATCGACGCGGAGGGGTCCAACCTGCCCGGCGGCGGGTGGAACGACGGGGAGTACTGGATGGACCTGCCGTGCGACGTCAAGAGGAGGCAGGAGGTCTGCCGCGGCGACATCGAGAGCGCGGAGCTGTACGCGCACGTCAAGCCGGCCATGGGCGGGGCGTGCACCGACGTCGCCATGTGGGTCTTCTGCCCCTTCAACGGCCCCGCCAGGCTCAAGCTGGGCATGGTCAGCATGCCGCTCGGGACGACCGGCCAGCACGTCGGCGACTGGGAGCACTTCACGCTCCGCGTCAGCAACCTCACCGGCGAGCTCATGGCCGTCTACTACTCCCAGCACAGCGGCGGCAGGTGGGTGGACGCGTCCGCGCTGGAGTACGCCGCGGGGAACAGGCCGGCGGTGTACTCGTCCAGGAACGGGCACGCGAGCTACCCGTACGCCGGCGTGTACCTGCAGGGCTCGGCGGCGCTAGGTGTTGGCATACTGAACGACGCTGCCCGGAGCAAGCTGTACGTGGACTCCAGCGTCAAGTACCGCATCGTGTCGGCGGAGTACCTCGGGGACGGCGTGGTGGTCGAACCGCAGTGGCTGCAGTTCATGAGGGAGTGGGGGCCGACGGTGATCTACAAGTCCAAGACGAGGATGGAGGGGACGACCAAGCGTCTGCCTCTCCGGATCAGGGGTTCAGCTGAGAACATGGTGAGCAAGATGCCAAACGAGCTGTCCAAGGAGGAAGGGCCGACCGGACCCAAGGAGAAGAATATGTGGGAGGGAGATGAAAGATGGTAG